In the genome of Pristis pectinata isolate sPriPec2 chromosome 10, sPriPec2.1.pri, whole genome shotgun sequence, one region contains:
- the tstd3 gene encoding thiosulfate sulfurtransferase/rhodanese-like domain-containing protein 3 isoform X2, with translation MGRVLGLVSALLLRAVSRASAVEVCRQQRRCWAPVPLSQPKTHYSVCTVPPETVTYQELKQLLKSNKIFLIDVRESWELKEYGQIPGSINVPLGQVEQTLQLDPKGFMEIYNKQMPTTSDKIVFSCLGGVRSKKALDTAISLGYSRAVHFPGGWEEWETRELSEKKG, from the exons ATGGGTCGGGTGTTGGGTTTGGTGTCGGCGCTGCTGCTGCGGGCGGTGAGCCGGGCTTCGGCCGTCGAAGTCTGTCGCCAGCAGAGAAGGTGCTGGG CTCCTGTTCCCCTAAGCCAACCCAAAACCCATTACAGTGTTTGTACAGTACCACCTGAAACCGTCACTTACCAGGAATTAAAGCAGTTGCTTAAATCAAACAAAATCTTTCTGATTGATGTCAGAGAATCCTGGGAACTCAAGGAGTATGGACAAATTCCTGGATCCATAAATGTACCAC TGGGTCAAGTGGAGCAAACCTTGCAGTTGGATCCCAAAGGTTTTATGGAAATATACAACAAACAAATGCCAACAACGTCAGATAAAATTGTTTTTTCATGTTTGGGAGGAGTCAGGAGCAAAAAGGCCTTGGATACTGCTATATCTTTGGGCTACAGTAG agctgtgcatttccctggtGGTTGGGAAGAATGGGAAACCCGTGAACTTTCTGAGAAAAAAGGATAA
- the tstd3 gene encoding thiosulfate sulfurtransferase/rhodanese-like domain-containing protein 3 isoform X1, protein MGRVLGLVSALLLRAVSRASAVEVCRQQRRCWAPVPLSQPKTHYSVCTVPPETVTYQELKQLLKSNKIFLIDVRESWELKEYGQIPGSINVPLGQVEQTLQLDPKGFMEIYNKQMPTTSDKIVFSCLGGVRSKKALDTAISLGYSSYRSSTLKTSVGLVLVYYCHMLNIRNKKRKSWKCLAG, encoded by the exons ATGGGTCGGGTGTTGGGTTTGGTGTCGGCGCTGCTGCTGCGGGCGGTGAGCCGGGCTTCGGCCGTCGAAGTCTGTCGCCAGCAGAGAAGGTGCTGGG CTCCTGTTCCCCTAAGCCAACCCAAAACCCATTACAGTGTTTGTACAGTACCACCTGAAACCGTCACTTACCAGGAATTAAAGCAGTTGCTTAAATCAAACAAAATCTTTCTGATTGATGTCAGAGAATCCTGGGAACTCAAGGAGTATGGACAAATTCCTGGATCCATAAATGTACCAC TGGGTCAAGTGGAGCAAACCTTGCAGTTGGATCCCAAAGGTTTTATGGAAATATACAACAAACAAATGCCAACAACGTCAGATAAAATTGTTTTTTCATGTTTGGGAGGAGTCAGGAGCAAAAAGGCCTTGGATACTGCTATATCTTTGGGCTACAGTAG TTATAGGTCTTCAACACTGAAAACTTCtgttggattggtattggtttattattgtcacatgctgaacattagaaataaaaagagaaaatcttGGAAGTGTTTGGCAGGCTAG